Within the Clostridium scatologenes genome, the region AATGTTCTATACATGTTTCAATACTATTTATCAAAGTATTTTTGTCATAAAAAATTCATTTTGAATATAATTATAGTTCATCATAGCAACTTTCTAATAACCATTTTCAATAATCCATTCATAAAACTTAATATTCTGAATTTTTCATTTTCTTTTATATCATAGCAGTTTTATTAAATATGAATAGTCTCTCCTTTAGCTGCATTTACTATAATTAACCACCCCCTAATCTGCAGCAATTGTAAAATTTAATAGACTTTTTCCTTAACCAAAGTAACTGCTGATAATTCAATTATGCTGTTCATCAAAAGCTATAGCTTTACACTTGATTTATCCTTTTTTACAAAGTGATCCTATATGAACTTTTTTTTAATATTTGTATTTTTCATTCGTTTTGACTATAATAATACATATTTTTAAAATAGTAAAATTACATTTTTGCATTTTAGACATTACATTTTATCATGGCTGAAAATTATACATACGTTTTCAATATGTAAAATCAACATTGCACCGAACCTTGAAATTACAAGCTTAATTTATATTAAATCATATATTTTCACAACCATATCACATAAAAATTAAATTTCTAAGCTAGATATTCGATACTTAGCTTTAAGGAGGAGATGTAAAATGGATTTAAAAAAATACGAACTTTTTTCTGATGTAGCTGATAGTGGTAATTTCACAATAAGCGGTAATAAACTTGGCTATACTCAATCTGGAGTTAGCCACATAATAAAGGGACTAGAAAATGAATTTGGTTTTTCATTGTTTGTACGAACAAGACGTGGAGTATCTCTTACTGATAACGGTAAAACAATTCTTCCGCTTATAAGACAACTTTTAGCTAATAATTCTCATTTGGAACAAACTATAAATGCGATAAATGGTCTAGTTACAGGTTCCATCACCATTGGTACGTATTCAAGCATTGCTATAAATTGGCTTCCAAAAATCATCTATGAATTTCAAAAAGATTTTTCAAGCATTAATATAAATATAAGAGAAGGTGGTATTGATGAGATAGAATCCTGGATCGAAAATAATACCGTAGATTTTGGCTTTTGCAGCAAGAGAAATTCTCAAGAATTTGACTGGATACCCATAAAAGATGATCCGCTTATGGCAATTTTGCCAAAAGATTTTCCAATTCCCAAAAACGGTATCTATGAAATTTCTGATTTTCAAAATCAATCTTTTATAATCCATGGATTAGGTATTGATTATGATATACATCTAGCATTAAGAAAATCAAAGGTAACACCATATACACACTTTTCATCAACAGATGATCATACCATTATTTCCATGGTTGCAAATCATCTTGGCATCAGCATACTTCCGAATTTAATTGTAAAAGATTGGTCTGACTTAATTACTGCATTGCCACTTAAGCCATATACATTTCGAAGTTTAGGTATTGGAGTAAAATCTTTAAAATATCTTTCCCCTGCTTCAAAAAAATTTATTGAATATGCAAAGAATTTGTTGTAAACATTTTAACATCTTGAAAATAAAGAATAATAAGATAATTATCATATTGATAAAAACAAATTATATAATTAACAAAAACTCAAAAATATATATTATTTATTGACAATTTGTTAAACAAATGCTATTCTGTATACAACAAATCACCGATTACTAAATTTTTGGGGGGATCATACATGAAAAGATTATTAACAAAAAAAATACTTTCCACATTAACAATCTTAACTCTTATTGTATCACTAGCTGGATGCAGCAACAGTTCTTCAAAACAAGAAACAACTTCTACGCAAACTACTATTAGTGCTGATAAACTTCAAGGTGCTTTGAAAGATTATACGTTTAAAATAGGAACTTCTGGTACTTATGCTCCATTTTCTTATTATGATAAAGATGGAAAAACTTTAATAGGATTTGATATGGATTTTCTTAAAGAATTACAAAAAATCTTAG harbors:
- a CDS encoding LysR family transcriptional regulator, translating into MDLKKYELFSDVADSGNFTISGNKLGYTQSGVSHIIKGLENEFGFSLFVRTRRGVSLTDNGKTILPLIRQLLANNSHLEQTINAINGLVTGSITIGTYSSIAINWLPKIIYEFQKDFSSININIREGGIDEIESWIENNTVDFGFCSKRNSQEFDWIPIKDDPLMAILPKDFPIPKNGIYEISDFQNQSFIIHGLGIDYDIHLALRKSKVTPYTHFSSTDDHTIISMVANHLGISILPNLIVKDWSDLITALPLKPYTFRSLGIGVKSLKYLSPASKKFIEYAKNLL